In a genomic window of Muntiacus reevesi chromosome 1, mMunRee1.1, whole genome shotgun sequence:
- the CDPF1 gene encoding cysteine-rich DPF motif domain-containing protein 1 isoform X3, producing MACETERNPLGVFKCQLCALTAPYSYKGQQPPDCQSVVLLEESYVTRDPFTPDRGRFLILGSRCSVCSRLECSLFYSKRFCLPCVQDNMDAFPQEIQQDLEKRKVPSTRPASQRSSQP from the exons ATGGCGTGTGAGACAGAGCGAAACCCCCTGGGTGTGTTCAAGTGCCAGCTCTGTGCCTTAACAGCTCCATACAGCTACAAGGGGCAGCAGCCCCCTGACTGCCAGTCCGTCGT CCTCCTGGAGGAGAGCTACGTGACGAGGGACCCCTTCACCCCCGACAGGGGCAGGTTCCTGATCCTTGGCTCGAGGTGCAGCGTCTGCAGCAGGCTG GAATGCAGTTTATTCTACTCCAAGAGATTTTGCCTCCCCTGTGTCCAGGACAACATGGATGCTTTCCCTCAGGAAATCCAGCAAGacttggagaaaaggaaagtcccCTCTACGAGGCCTGCCAGCCAGCGCAGTTCTCAACCATGA
- the CDPF1 gene encoding cysteine-rich DPF motif domain-containing protein 1 isoform X2, whose amino-acid sequence MACETERNPLGVFKCQLCALTAPYSYKGQQPPDCQSVVLLEESYVTRDPFTPDRGRFLILGSRCSVCSRLVCVGPECSLFYSKRFCLPCVQDNMDAFPQEIQQDLEKRKVPSTRPASQRSSQP is encoded by the exons ATGGCGTGTGAGACAGAGCGAAACCCCCTGGGTGTGTTCAAGTGCCAGCTCTGTGCCTTAACAGCTCCATACAGCTACAAGGGGCAGCAGCCCCCTGACTGCCAGTCCGTCGT CCTCCTGGAGGAGAGCTACGTGACGAGGGACCCCTTCACCCCCGACAGGGGCAGGTTCCTGATCCTTGGCTCGAGGTGCAGCGTCTGCAGCAGGCTGGTGTGTGTGGGCCCG GAATGCAGTTTATTCTACTCCAAGAGATTTTGCCTCCCCTGTGTCCAGGACAACATGGATGCTTTCCCTCAGGAAATCCAGCAAGacttggagaaaaggaaagtcccCTCTACGAGGCCTGCCAGCCAGCGCAGTTCTCAACCATGA
- the CDPF1 gene encoding cysteine-rich DPF motif domain-containing protein 1 isoform X1, translated as MACETERNPLGVFKCQLCALTAPYSYKGQQPPDCQSVVLLEESYVTRDPFTPDRGRFLILGSRCSVCSRLVCVGPVQLACALPSLGSRPFQSSSRALPEEGVRFLERLLCARPCAWDVCCQQRVLQSCPSLVRQSSAAPIL; from the exons ATGGCGTGTGAGACAGAGCGAAACCCCCTGGGTGTGTTCAAGTGCCAGCTCTGTGCCTTAACAGCTCCATACAGCTACAAGGGGCAGCAGCCCCCTGACTGCCAGTCCGTCGT CCTCCTGGAGGAGAGCTACGTGACGAGGGACCCCTTCACCCCCGACAGGGGCAGGTTCCTGATCCTTGGCTCGAGGTGCAGCGTCTGCAGCAGGCTGGTGTGTGTGGGCCCG gtgCAGCTGGCGTGTGCTCTTCCCTCCCTGGGGTCACGGCCTTTCCAGTCGTCCTCCAGGGCCCTTCCAGAGGAAGGGGTGCGCTTTCTGGAGCGTTTGTTgtgtgccagaccctgtgcttggGACGTGTGTTGCCAGCAACGCGTTCTTCAATCCTGTCCCAGCCTGGTTAGGCAGAGCAGTGCTgcacccattttatag
- the LOC136170202 gene encoding polycystin family receptor for egg jelly-like, which translates to MFLGAWLHCSVLLSLPCAQDPHASLGDLAPSGPQEGLIALPPAHQATSGMRVRGRSAEGGLRVPDSAHRCGGGHGARGPASAEVCAPPRPSAWGRGVEPRGRGWGRARSPPTTRLRHTPQRQEGYPPGGGNPGPPQAGSFTATVAPEPHARRDPAPRPGRPAPHTPWPLALRPAPPTQLAPGAAMGPGPALLLLGLGLGLGCGPGRQPPPPAPPQAPGSPPRDLPVPTPASARRSPSETQALVQARGPEAALRSVRASRDPGERGAGFGGLGAGRAHVSLRARAAPGGGIFLSGRRSLCLPTGRPAGLAPRCLRAHVQLRARRAAATAPAPAPVDLQLSAPGGRLSLRWLARLPRSLGPLEWTFRLGLLGPAAAERHALPRRALRRARRSYPGFVARTECPTDGPTPVVLEAVSPNSSEPAGSSVSCQVTRLSACHLDRVRINRNDDKPVRLTRDMGDTFNATVILFCPTQDYYERRWYIYPVPYVGAVPDWSKFIHKPSVRLGRYVTVLIIPPYALPWGIYLFNFSVALKSRHPQVEGEGRSDGIYVVIYKRPLNAVISGPSNITVNFTDGVTLNGNMSSDPEETDPLEKERLKFLWYCTTNPRNYDGKKITVRSKEVCLPEQVDLKWTLTSGPILTLSPGTLQGGRVYFFRLVIQKTGRSAFADAALHVLQGAPVASISCIENCGQVLVLSERFSLSLDCTGCTAGRDVYWWSILTSSGQEVPFDWTGQTSTGRIGAYVSIKPFAFWNFREDKFWISLNAATWSGVTLTLRYPFIIRHVPVTTDCKIVPEKGISFITKFVVICTCFKDKNIVLTYKIIVPDVHGFGEISSLKENNFGSVLYLGRNCTSPPSFLPVGLLDSHYALKIIAQAYNTSLGAFSQVNFYATVRPPTDVKSLTTVLEELSNFTMGPNSSLSTLLQQQDFLNASYLIYVVASVLNSMKTDVSLQADKIKLREHLFNQTLILPINTLVNISQVVMAVTKLTENTSEINAFSQKLATVRTWQASQALQESHQRDKHISSEQIESVCTGILTTLSNILKLLVQHEVFEEPFHVVESLADTVLAVKVPENETTVLRTSNFRMYVKKTEKWNVTKFFSTQKHCQNCFFPTLNVNSIPSLPANAPISTMFCEFVDDPFPWLNYGENSLTQVVGFRMTGVEASGDVIEIPPDAVEVYLVRKNLSFGAFNLTVGPSSEPYAGDESLTKTTGAFSFAVDCAAGRDVLIHITADVSVLFTVSVYAGREITPSSFMTSYLVPHKIPPIANESDLFDPECPVKEARVVCLPAALLQVIAQRTDSSECTVSVLLQAPRFVLKPNNKLVRISVFSSECLDMFGIQSDWREGTCIVGERTTWQRVHCICKNPRRAKRQLDIIQQANLHLRTHYLTAKVIVVPNPVDLHLEVIKKITQNPVTLFTVLLTLLLYLVLAFWALHRDETDQYLREHVIVLLDNDPYDNVCYLVTVFTGSRCGSGTRANVFIQLHGTKGSSDVHCLSHPQFTTLYRGSICTFLLATKEDLGDIHSLRVWHNNEGRSPAWYLSRIKVENLFSRHIWLFMCREWFSIESSLDRTFQVIPPDKPVKKMDFFLIDLNYNLGRNHLWFSVFSGVISAPFNRLQRLSCCLAMLLSTLLCNIMFFHLDKEIEAEPQEKRYIRSMVIGLESAFITLPVQLVITSLFIYSQRRPLVSLNEVTPRKHPLKPAANEHWEQRLGKWHAYEINKTHSQELEKSNRHPAKPKSSVEVTSKGQPLPKQAESKISRAQEKNKNTNNPNVEDNQSVSSEDLPPQPGLRALKEKPRMVLPRCCVSVAWLLVFLTCAVSSYFIIFYGLTYGLEKSIAWLFASFCAFTLSVFLVQPSKIMLTSSYRTSTAKYSKNLSWISNYHFTEIKLQNLWKDPEEMDRRHQFVIELRNSRMYQPLTQDEITIFKRKKRIKRRAFLFLIYILTHFIFLTLLLNLVAILRPTDSFYYNQFIRDQFSVDLAGVTRLEDIYQWLNGVLLPLLHNDPNPTFLPDSSSKILGLPLMRQVRAQPGEITCLSAKKFVEGSLKGEIRCHPKYGMDPEDTKNYSGSWNKVSKRDTDKTTKGFTYKPPEKRWAYSSHGLWHTYGSGGYAFYFFPAEQQFNSTLRLSELQKNRWLDEKTWSVIVELTTFNPDINLLCSISVIFEVSQLGVVNTSLNAHSFSLTHFNRKYSEEIYLYVAIYLFFLAYIADEVNVITDEWTAYVKSVYNWISFALKFFLALLIVLFFRKHFLAIGVVRAYLSNPEDFMPFHAVAQVDYTMKVILGFLVFLTMLKTLRYSRVFYDVRLAQRAIQTALPGICHVALVLSVYFFVFMAFGYLVFGQDEWNYSDMIHATQTVVSYCVSAFQNTEFFNNRVLGILFLSSFVLVMICILINLFRAVILSAYEEMKQPVYEEPSEEAEAMTYLCHRLRSVFCCLCFKPRAEDEPKFFINMVYGQPEKNSRRYLGLKTRNINGKKMVYLVV; encoded by the exons ATGTTTCTTGGGGCCTGGCTGCACTGCAGCGTCCTCTTGTCCCTTCCGTGTGCCCAGGACCCGCACGCATCTCTTGGGGACCTCGCCCCCTCTGGTCCCCAGGAAGGTCTGATCGCGCTGCCACCCGCGCACCAGGCCACCTCGGGGATGCGGGTCCGCGGGCGCTCTGCCGAGGGCGGCCTCCGGGTACCTGACAGTGCACATCGGTGTGGTGGCGGCCATGGTGCGCGTGGGCCCGCGTCCGCGGAGGTCTGCGCGCCGCCGCGCCCTTCCGCGTGGGGGCGGGGTGTCGAGCctcgggggcggggctgggggcgggcgcGGTCCCCGCCCACTACTCGCCTCCGACACACCCCGCAGCGCCAGGAGGGTTACCCTCCCGGCGGGGGGAACCCAGGGCCACCCCAGGCTGGCAGCTTTACT GCCACCGTGGCCCCCGAACCCCACGCCCGCCGGgaccccgccccgcgccccggccGCCCCGCGCCGCACACGCCGTGGCCGTTGGCCCTCCGCCCTGCGCCTCCGACGCAGCTCGCACCGGGCGCTGCCATGGGGCCCGGGCCGGCTCTCCTgctcctgggcctgggcctgggcctgggctgtGGGCCTGGCCGCCAGCCTCCGCCCCCGGCTCCCCCGCAGGCGCCCGGCTCGCCGCCCCGAGACCTCCCCGTCCCGACGCCCGCCTCGGCCCGGCGTTCCCCGTCCGAGACCCAGGCCCTCGTCCAGGCGCGGGGCCCGGAGGCCGCGCTCCGCTCGGTGAGGGCCTCCCGGGACCCTGGGGAGCGGGGCGCAGGCTTTGGCGGCCTTGGAGCCGGCCGCGCCCACGTCAGCCTCCGGGCCCGCGCGGCCCCAGGGGGCGGCATCTTCCTGAGCGGCCGCCGCAGCCTCTGCCTGCCGACCGGGCGTCCCGCGGGCCTCGCGCCGCGCTGCCTCCGCGCGCACGTCCAGCTGCGCGCCCGCCGCGCCGCCGCCAccgcgcccgcgcccgcgccGGTGGACCTGCAGCTGTCCGCGCCCGGCGGCCGGCTCTCCCTGCGCTGGCTGGCCCGCCTGCCGCGCTCGCTCGGGCCTCTGGAGTGGACCTTCCGCCTCGGGCTGCTCGGGCCTGCGGCCGCCGAGCGCCACGCGTTGCCCCGTCGGGCTCTGCGCCGCGCCCGGCGCTCCTACCCGGGATTCGTGGCCCGAACCGAGTGTCCCACGGACGGACCCACCCCGGTGGTCTTAGAAGCTGTCAGCCCGAACAGCTCGGAACCCGCTGGGTCCTCGGTGTCCTGTCAGGTAACCCGACTGTCGGCCTGTCATTTGGACCGCGTGCGGATAAATAGGAACGACGACAAACCGGTCCGACTGACCAGGGACATGGGAGACACCTTCAATGCAACAGTCATCCTCTTCTGTCCAACCCAAGATTACTATGAGCGGAGGTGGTATATCTATCCCGTGCCCTATGTAGGAGCCGTGCCCGACTGGAGTAAATTCATCCATAAACCATCGGTCAGGTTAGGTAGATATGTAACAGTGTTGATTATACCCCCCTATGCTTTACCTTGGGGAATATATCTCTTTAATTTTTCGGTGGCTCTCAAATCGCGGCATCCCCAGGTTGAAGGGGAGGGCAGATCAGATGGCATCTATGTCGTCATTTATAAACGTCCCCTGAATGCTGTTATTTCAGGGccttccaacatcacagttaatTTCACAGATGGGGTGACTCTCAATGGAAATATGTCTTCTGATCCAGAGGAAACAGACCCTCTAGAGAAAGAGAGACTTAAGTTTCTCTGGTACTGTACCACAAACCCTAGAAACtatgatggaaaaaaaataacagtgagAAGCAAGGAAGTTTGTCTCCCGGAGCAGGTTGATCTCAAGTGGACATTGACCTCTGGTCCTATTCTCACACTTTCTCCAGGAACACTTCAAGGTGGCCGCGTATATTTTTTCAGACTGGTGATCCAGAAGACCGGCAGGTCAGCATTTGCTGATGCAGCATTGCACGTGCTTCAAGGAGCCCCGGTAGCAAGCATCTCATGTATTGAAAACTGTGGCCAGGTTTTGGTTTTATCAGAGAGGTTCTCGTTGTCTCTGGATTGCACAGGTTGTACGGCAGGCCGAGATGTCTATTGGTGGTCCATTCTGACGTCTTCAGGTCAGGAGGTGCCATTTGACTGGACGGGGCAAACGTCAACAGGACGGATTGGTGCCTACGTGTCTATAAAGCCTTTTGCTTTCTGGAATTTCAGGGAAGATAAGTTTTGGATTTCATTAAATGCAGCAACTTGGAGTGGAGTCACCTTGACCTTGAGGTATCCTTTCATTATTCGCCATGTGCCAGTAACCACAGACTGCAAAATTGTTCCAGAAAAAGGAATTTCCTTCATTACAAAGTTTGTTGTCATTTGTACTTGTTTCAAGGATAAGAACATTGttcttacatataaaataatagttCCTGATGTACATGGTTTTGGTGAAATCAGTTCTTTGAAAGAGAATAACTTTGGGTCCGTCCTGTATTTGGGGAGGAATTGCACATcacccccttccttcctccctgttgGTCTGTTGGACAGTCACTATGCCTTGAAAATAATAGCTCAGGCATATAATACCTCTCTGGGAGCTTTTTCTCAGGTGAACTTTTACGCCACTGTGAGGCCTCCCACTGACGTGAAGTCATTAACGACTGTGCTGGAGGAGTTATCCAACTTCACCATGGGACCAAATTCCTCCCTGTCTACTTTGCTTCAACAGCAGGATTTTCTAAATGCAAGTTATTTAATATATGTAGTAGCGTCTGTCTTGAATAGCATGAAAACCGATGTAAGTCTTCAAGCTGACAAAATTAAACTCCGAGAACACCTTTTCAATCAGACACTCATTCTTCCTATAAACACTTTGGTGAATATTAGCCAGGTGGTCATGGCTGTTACTAAATTAACAGAGAACACCTCTGAGATCAATGCATTCTCTCAGAAACTGGCCACAGTGAGGACTTGGCAAGCAAGCCAAGCCCTCCAAGAGAGTCATCAGAGAGATAAGCACATTTCTTCTGAGCAAATAGAAAGTGTGTGCACTGGAATATTAACAACCTTGTCTAACATACTGAAACTGCTGGTTCAGCACGAAGTCTTCGAAGAGCCTTTCCACGTGGTTGAATCTCTAGCAGACACAGTATTGGCTGTGAAAGTGCCAGAGAACGAGACCACTGTCTTGAGGACCTCCAACTTTAGAATGTATGTCAAGAAAACGGAAAAATGGAATGTTACcaagttcttcagcactcagaagCACTGTCAGAATTGCTTTTTTCCCACCCTAAACGTGAACAGCATTCCTAGTCTGCCTGCCAACGCTCCGATTTCCACGATGTTTTGTGAATTTGTGGATGACCCTTTCCCTTGGCTAAATTATGGGGAAAACAGTTTGACCCAGGTGGTTGGATTCCGAATGACAGGCGTCGAGGCCTCGGGTGATGTGATTGAGATCCCACCTGATGCAGTGGAAGTGTACCTCGTCAGGAAAAACCTGAGCTTTGGCGCTTTTAATCTCACGGTGGGACCCAGCTCAGAGCCGTATGCAGGGGACGAGTCACTGACAAAGACCACAGGGGCGTTTAGCTTCGCTGTGGACTGTGCAGCAGGGAGGGACGTGCTGATCCACATCACGGCAGACGTGTCCGTGTTGTTCACGGTGTCTGTGTACGCGGGCCGGGAGATCACACCCAGCTCTTTTATGACCAGCTACCTGGTGCCTCATAAGATCCCTCCAATTGCCAACGAGAGTGACCTGTTTGACCCGGAGTGTCCGGTGAAGGAGGCCCGCGTGGTCTGCCTCCCCGCGGCCCTGCTGCAGGTCATAGCTCAGCGAACCGATTCCTCCGAGTGCACCGTCAGTGTGCTTCTACAGGCACCGCGCTTCGTCCTAAAACCCAATAACAAGTTGGTGAGAATTTCTGTTTTCAGCAGTGAATGCTTGGACATGTTTGGGATCCAGAGCGATTGGAGAGAAGGTACCTGCATTGTTGGAGAGAGGACCACTTGGCAAAGAGTGCACTGTATCTGCAAGAACCCACGGCGGGCCAAACGGCAGCTGGATATAATCCAACAGGCCAACCTTCACCTGCGTACCCACTATTTGACGGCCAAGGTCATCGTGGTCCCTAACCCTGTGGATTTACACCTGGAGGTCATCAAGAAGATCACCCAAAACCCTGTGACCCTCTTCACTGTACTTCTCACTTTGCTGTTGTACTTGGTCCTTGCCTTCTGGGCCTTGCACAGAGATGAAACGGACCAGTATCTCAGGGAGCATGTGATAGTTCTGCTTGATAATGATCCTTATGATAATGTGTGTTACCTAGTCACTGTTTTTACAGGAAGCCGTTGTGGTTCTGGGACCAGGGCCAATGTCTTTATCCAACTGCATGGAACCAAAGGTAGCAGTGATGTGcactgtttaagccacccacaATTTACAACTCTCTACCGAGGAAGCATCTGCACTTTCCTCCTAGCAACAAAAGAGGACTTGGGGGACATCCATTCCCTCCGTGTGTGGCACAACAATGAGGGCAGGTCCCCTGCATGGTATTTAAGTAGGATCAAAGTGGAGAATCTGTTCAGCAGACACATCTGGCTCTTCATGTGCCGAGAATGGTTTTCTATCGAATCCTCTTTGGACCGAACCTTTCAAGTAATCCCCCCAGATAAGCCTGTGAAGAAAATGGACTTTTTCCTCATCGATTTAAATTATAACCTGGGGAGAAACCACTTGTGGTTCTCTGTTTTTTCTGGTGTCATTTCTGCACCGTTCAATAGGCTCCAGAGGCTGTCCTGTTGCTTAGCCATGTTGTTGTCCACACTTCTGTGTAATATTATGTTCTTTCATCTAGACAAGGAGATCGAAGCAGAGCCACAAGAGAAGAGGTACATCAGGTCGATGGTGATCGGATTGGAAAGTGCCTTTATTACCCTCCCTGTGCAATTAGTGATCACATCTTTGTTCATCTATTCCCAGAGGAGACCTCTTGTATCTCTAAATGAGGTCACACCTCGGAAGCATCCTTTGAAGCCAGCTGCAAATGAACACTGGGAACAACGGTTGGGAAAGTGGCATGCATATGAAATTAACAAGACACACTCCCAGGAGCTTGAGAAGTCTAATAGACATCCTGcaaaacccaagtcttctgtcGAGGTCACCTCTAAAGGACAGCCCCTGCCCAAGCAAGCAGAAAGCAAG ATCTCTAGGGCCCAGGAGAAGAACAAAAACACCAACAACCCAAATGTTGAAGACAATCAAAGCGTTTCTTCCGAGGATCTACCTCCCCAGCCAGGTTTGCGAGCCCTCAAAGAGAAGCCCAGGATGGTCCTGCCACGGTGCTGCGTTAGTGTGGCCTGGCTCCTAGTTTTTCTCACCTGTGCAGTATCCTCCTACTTCATCATATTTTATGGACTGACTTATGGCCTGGAAAAGTCAATAGCATGGCTGTTTGCATCGTTCTGTGCATTCACCTTGTCAGTCTTTCTAGTGCAGCCATCTAAAATCATGCTTACGTCAAGCTACAGGACAAGTACAGCCAAGTATTCGAAGAACCTTTCATGGATCAGCAACTATCACTTCACTGAGATCAAGCTGCAAAACCTCTGGAAGGAcccagaagaaatggacagacgCCACCAGTTCGTCATTGAGCTTCGAAACTCAAGGATGTACCAGCCTCTCACCCAAGATGAAATCACAAtattcaaaagaaagaagaggatcaAGAGAAGAGCTTTCCTGTTCCTTATTTACATCCTCACCCACTTCATCTTTCTGACTCTCTTGCTGAACCTTGTCGCCATCCTACGCCCCACTGACAGCTTTTACTACAATCAGTTTATTCGTGACCAGTTCTCTGTGGATCTGGCAGGCGTGACCAGGCTGGAAGACATCTATCAGTGGCTGAACGGGGTGCTGTTGCCTCTGCTCCACAATGACCCAAATCCCACGTTTCTGCCTGACAGCTCCTCTAAAATCCTCGGCCTGCCGCTTATGAGGCAGGTGAGGGCACAACCTGGAGAGATAACATGTCTGTCGGCCAAGAAATTTGTGGAGGGCAGCCTCAAAGGAGAGATTCGCTGTCACCCCAAATATGGGATGGACCCAGAAGACACAAAAAACTACTCTGGGTCGTGGAATAAAGTTAGTAAGCGGGACACTGACAAGACGACCAAAGGGTTTACTTATAAGCCTCCAGAGAAGAGATGGGCGTACTCTTCCCATGGGCTGTGGCATACCTATGGCTCAGGAGGGTACGCCTTCTACTTTTTTCCAGCAGAGCAGCAGTTTAATTCCACACTGAGGCTCAGCGAGCTCCAGAAAAACCGCTGGCTGGATGAGAAGACCTGGTCTGTGATTGTGGAACTGACCACCTTCAATCCAGACATCAATCTCCTCTGTAGCATCTCGGTCATCTTTGAAGTCTCTCAGTTAGGTGTTGTGAACACTAGCCTGAATGCTCACTCCTTCTCACTCACTCATTTCAACAGAAAATACTCAGAAGAAATCTACTTGTACGTGGCCATCTACCTTTTCTTTCTCGCCTATATTGCCGATGAGGTCAATGTCATCACGGATGAATGGACTGCCTACGTGAAAAGTGTATATAATTGGATCAGTTTTGCTCTTAAATTCTTCCTTGCCTTGTTGATCGTGCTCTTTTTCAGGAAGCACTTCTTGGCCATCGGTGTAGTTCGGGCTTACCTGTCAAATCCCGAAGATTTCATGCCCTTTCATGCAGTGGCCCAAGTGGATTACACCATGAAGGTGATTTTGGGTTTCCTGGTATTTCTGACGATGCTGAAGACGCTCCGGTATTCCAGGGTCTTTTACGACGTGCGTCTGGCTCAGAGGGCCATCCAGACTGCCCTTCCCGGCATCTGCCACGTGGCATTGGTGCTGTCCGTGTATTTCTTTGTCTTCATGGCATTCGGCTACTTGGTGTTCGGGCAGGACGAGTGGAATTACAGTGACATGATCCACGCCACCCAGACAGTAGTTTCCTACTGTGTCTCAGCTTTTCAGAACACCGAATTTTTCAATAACCGGGTTCTCGGGATCCTCTTCCTCTCATCTTTCGTACTGGTGATGATCTGCATATTGATTAACTTATTTCGTGCTGTGATTTTGTCTGCCTACGAGGAAATGAAGCAGCCCGTATATGAGGAGCCCTCAGAAGAGGCAGAAGCCATGACCTATCTGTGTCACCGGCTAAGATCTGTTTTTTGCTGCCTGTGCTTCAAACCCAGGGCGGAAGACGAACCCAAGTTCTTCATCAACATGGTGTACGGGCAGCCAGAGAAGAACAGCCGCCGCTACCTGGGGCTGAAGACCAGGAACATTAATGGGAAGAAAATGGTTTACCTCGTCGTGTGA